A stretch of Paenibacillus peoriae DNA encodes these proteins:
- a CDS encoding VOC family protein, whose protein sequence is MSKRLIPYITMDGNAKEAIEFYKEALDAQLLFIQTFGEMPENPDFPIPAEVKERVGHATLKVGETELMFSDTFPGSPFSRGNQVSICITTDSVEQAQKMFNALQQGGQVGMPLQETHFSPAYGNVTDKFGVTFQMFTEAGS, encoded by the coding sequence ATGTCCAAACGTTTGATTCCTTACATCACGATGGATGGAAATGCAAAAGAAGCAATCGAATTTTATAAAGAGGCATTGGATGCTCAACTGCTTTTTATTCAAACCTTTGGGGAAATGCCGGAAAACCCCGATTTTCCCATTCCCGCAGAGGTCAAGGAACGTGTGGGACATGCTACCCTTAAAGTGGGTGAGACAGAGCTCATGTTTTCTGATACCTTTCCCGGGTCACCGTTTAGCCGCGGGAATCAGGTGAGCATCTGTATTACAACCGATAGTGTGGAGCAAGCTCAAAAAATGTTTAATGCTCTACAGCAGGGAGGACAGGTGGGAATGCCTTTGCAGGAAACCCATTTTAGTCCAGCTTATGGGAATGTAACAGACAAGTTTGGTGTCACTTTTCAAATGTTCACTGAGGCTGGGTCTTAA
- a CDS encoding MarR family transcriptional regulator, translating into MNKEEQVIVGFRDLFNKMVWLNKDKMEDSLKGYKPSEVHCIEYIERNADSNVTKLAESLYMTTGAISKITKKLIKKGIIESYQKLDNKKEVYFRLTEEGKVIYNIHEELHKEFQERDKAVFEQVTEEQFNSMISFLEKYSRHLDAEIKKQGIDIKTE; encoded by the coding sequence ATGAACAAAGAAGAACAGGTCATAGTGGGTTTCAGGGACTTATTTAACAAGATGGTTTGGCTTAATAAAGATAAGATGGAAGACAGCCTTAAGGGTTATAAGCCTTCTGAAGTACATTGCATCGAATACATTGAAAGAAATGCAGATTCCAACGTGACAAAACTTGCGGAGTCCCTTTATATGACTACCGGTGCCATAAGTAAAATAACTAAGAAGCTTATAAAAAAAGGCATTATCGAAAGCTACCAGAAGCTGGATAACAAGAAAGAAGTCTATTTTAGGCTTACTGAGGAAGGGAAAGTAATCTATAACATCCATGAGGAACTGCACAAAGAGTTTCAAGAGCGGGATAAAGCCGTATTTGAGCAGGTAACCGAAGAACAATTTAACAGTATGATTAGCTTCTTGGAAAAGTATAGTAGGCATTTGGATGCAGAAATAAAAAAACAGGGTATAGATATTAAGACGGAATAA
- a CDS encoding MFS transporter yields the protein MFKCRSHNEQNTEQTVDKHALIFGLISVFLCGIGFSIIIPVVPFLVQPYTSSPGEQAIVVTLLTSVYAFCVFFAAPVLGALSDKYGRRPLLLVCLLGSAIGYLVFGIGGALWVLFAGRIIEGLTGGSISTIFAYFADIIPPEERTKYFGWVSAVVGVGTVIGPTLGGLLAKFGYSVPMYFGAIITLLNVVYGFFFMPESLDKKHRLKEITFVRLNPFTQLANLLSMKNLNRLLVSAFLLWIPNGSLQAVFSQFTMDTFSWRPALIGLMFSIMGFQDIISQGFIMPKLLIKLNDKQIAILGMVSEIIGYSLIALSTLFSFYPLFIAGMFIFGFGDSIFGPSFNGMLSKSVDSSEQGRIQGGSQSIQALARMIGPIIGGQIYVSLGHAAPAFMGIILITAAIPVLYKRTHATYFL from the coding sequence GTGTTCAAATGTAGATCACACAATGAACAGAACACAGAACAAACCGTAGATAAACACGCTTTAATATTCGGCCTTATCTCTGTATTTCTTTGCGGAATAGGCTTCAGTATCATAATACCTGTCGTCCCATTCTTAGTGCAGCCTTATACAAGCAGTCCGGGAGAACAAGCTATAGTTGTTACGCTGCTGACCTCTGTTTATGCATTCTGCGTGTTTTTTGCGGCTCCCGTACTTGGAGCTTTGAGCGACAAATATGGCCGTCGTCCATTGCTCTTAGTATGCCTTTTGGGTTCCGCAATTGGGTACTTGGTTTTTGGCATAGGAGGAGCTCTATGGGTACTATTTGCTGGGCGCATCATAGAAGGGTTAACAGGCGGGAGCATAAGCACGATCTTCGCCTATTTTGCAGACATCATTCCTCCAGAAGAGAGAACCAAATACTTTGGATGGGTGAGTGCGGTTGTAGGTGTAGGCACTGTCATTGGGCCAACTCTAGGCGGATTACTTGCCAAGTTTGGTTATTCTGTACCCATGTATTTTGGAGCAATCATAACTTTATTGAACGTTGTTTATGGATTCTTTTTTATGCCTGAGAGCCTTGACAAGAAACATAGACTGAAAGAGATTACCTTTGTAAGACTGAATCCATTTACACAGCTTGCAAATCTGCTTTCCATGAAAAACTTAAATAGGTTACTTGTCTCTGCGTTCTTACTTTGGATACCCAACGGATCTTTACAGGCCGTTTTTTCACAATTTACAATGGATACTTTCAGTTGGAGGCCTGCACTAATCGGACTTATGTTTTCAATTATGGGTTTCCAAGACATCATTTCACAAGGTTTCATCATGCCCAAGCTTTTGATAAAACTTAATGATAAACAGATAGCCATTCTTGGAATGGTTTCGGAGATTATAGGTTACAGTCTTATTGCGCTATCTACTTTGTTCTCATTCTATCCTCTTTTTATCGCTGGAATGTTTATATTTGGTTTTGGTGATTCGATCTTTGGACCTTCATTCAACGGGATGCTCTCCAAGTCTGTCGATTCTAGTGAACAAGGAAGGATTCAAGGAGGTAGTCAATCTATTCAGGCTTTAGCAAGAATGATTGGGCCTATTATTGGGGGTCAAATCTATGTATCACTTGGTCATGCCGCACCCGCTTTTATGGGTATAATCCTTATAACAGCGGCAATACCAGTTTTATATAAGCGAACGCATGCTACCTACTTTCTTTAG
- the nrdF gene encoding class 1b ribonucleoside-diphosphate reductase subunit beta gives MTGIQAVNWNRSDDDFTLMFWNQNIMQFWTDDEIPLSDDKMSWVTLSDIEKEAYMKVLGGLTLLDTIQGGVGMPQIMEHVDGLQRKAVLSFMAMMEQIHAKSYSSIFTTLASTEEIDGVFRWVEENPHLQTKAETIRQYYMNIHTPKDLYLAMAASVLLESYLFYSGFFYPLYLAGQGKLTCSGEIIDLILRDESIHGVYVGVLAQEIYAELDEEEQRDLYQTLVGLLRYLHNNEEQYTEQIYTPIGLVDDVKVFLRYNANKAMMNLGFDPLFEEEEVNPIVFNGISTHTKQHDFFSKKGNGYVRAMNVEPLTDDDFNFGV, from the coding sequence ATGACAGGTATACAAGCTGTAAACTGGAATCGCTCGGACGATGATTTCACACTGATGTTCTGGAACCAGAACATTATGCAATTTTGGACGGATGACGAAATCCCGTTGTCTGACGATAAAATGTCCTGGGTAACCCTCAGTGATATCGAAAAAGAAGCCTACATGAAGGTGCTAGGCGGACTAACGCTACTGGATACCATTCAAGGCGGCGTGGGTATGCCGCAAATTATGGAGCATGTGGACGGACTACAACGCAAAGCCGTACTAAGCTTTATGGCGATGATGGAACAAATTCATGCCAAGTCGTATAGTAGCATCTTTACAACGCTAGCTTCCACGGAAGAAATTGACGGTGTATTCCGCTGGGTAGAAGAAAATCCACATCTCCAAACCAAAGCAGAAACCATTCGTCAATATTATATGAATATCCACACACCGAAAGACCTCTATCTCGCGATGGCTGCGTCGGTGCTGTTAGAAAGCTATTTGTTTTATAGCGGCTTCTTCTATCCTCTTTATCTGGCGGGCCAGGGCAAGCTGACATGTAGTGGAGAAATTATCGATTTGATCTTACGGGACGAAAGTATTCACGGTGTGTACGTAGGTGTACTGGCACAGGAGATTTATGCAGAATTGGACGAGGAAGAACAACGTGATCTTTACCAGACGCTGGTAGGCTTGCTGCGCTACTTGCATAATAACGAGGAACAATACACCGAGCAAATTTACACCCCTATTGGACTCGTAGACGATGTGAAAGTCTTTTTGCGCTATAATGCCAACAAGGCCATGATGAACTTGGGCTTTGATCCACTGTTTGAAGAAGAAGAAGTTAATCCCATTGTATTCAACGGCATCAGCACCCATACTAAGCAGCATGATTTCTTTTCTAAAAAAGGAAACGGCTATGTGCGGGCGATGAATGTAGAGCCGCTGACAGATGATGATTTTAATTTTGGCGTATAA
- the nrdE gene encoding class 1b ribonucleoside-diphosphate reductase subunit alpha codes for MRHIELNNMLMKRDTDGFFQLEKDQEAVAEFMKEVQERSLKFADTAAQVLYMIENDYYENFYNSYTADEINDIFHITHSYNFKFPSYMAASKFYTDYAMKSNDRKVYLEHYPDRVAAVALHLGRGNADTARLLSRSMMEQRLQPATPTFLNAGKSRRGELVSCFLLEMDDSLNSINYVLNTCMQLSKIGGGVAVNLSKLRARGEAIKGVEGAAKGIMPVLKLMEDGFSYADQMGQRKGSGAAYYNIFGWDVLEFLDSKKINADERVRLKTLSIGLLVPNRFYKLAQDNEPLHVFAPYSVFKAYGTHLDDMDLDEMYDTLLADDRVKKKIAMSARDMLTKIAMIQLESGYPYIMNKSNANQAHALKNVGQVKMSNLCTEIFQLQETSEITDYGQQDTIRRDVSCNLASLNIVNVMEHGKIRESVHEGMIALTSVSDMTQVANAPGVAKANREMHSVGLGVMNLHGYFAKNKIAYESNEAKDFVRTFFMTMNYHSIEKSMEIAKAAGQSFYGFEESDYATGVYFDRYLNTDYRPTTARVQELFKGIYVPTTADWDKLKADVMKNGLYHAYRMAIAPTASISYIQNATSSVMPIVEQIETRTYANSTTYYPMPYLQKDNVFFYKSAYQMDQFKVLDLIAEIQPHVDQGISTVLHVNSDVTTRQLARCYLYAAHKGLKSLYYTRTKKLSVEECLTCSI; via the coding sequence TTGCGGCATATTGAATTGAACAACATGTTGATGAAACGCGATACAGACGGCTTTTTCCAATTGGAAAAAGACCAAGAGGCTGTAGCAGAGTTTATGAAGGAAGTTCAGGAACGGAGTTTGAAGTTTGCTGACACAGCCGCTCAAGTGCTGTATATGATTGAGAATGATTATTACGAAAATTTCTATAACAGCTACACGGCTGACGAAATTAATGATATTTTCCATATCACTCATAGCTATAATTTTAAATTTCCTTCCTATATGGCAGCATCCAAGTTTTATACCGACTATGCAATGAAGAGTAACGACCGTAAAGTCTATCTGGAACATTACCCTGACCGGGTTGCTGCTGTCGCGCTGCATTTAGGACGCGGTAACGCCGATACGGCACGCCTGTTGTCTCGCTCGATGATGGAGCAACGTCTCCAGCCAGCGACACCAACGTTCCTGAATGCAGGCAAAAGCCGCCGTGGGGAATTGGTATCCTGCTTCCTGCTCGAAATGGACGACTCCCTGAACTCGATCAACTATGTGCTGAACACCTGCATGCAGTTGTCCAAAATCGGGGGCGGTGTTGCCGTTAACCTGTCGAAGCTGCGGGCACGCGGCGAAGCGATTAAAGGCGTAGAAGGCGCAGCAAAAGGCATTATGCCTGTGCTGAAGCTGATGGAAGACGGCTTCTCCTACGCAGATCAAATGGGGCAACGCAAAGGCTCTGGGGCAGCCTATTACAACATTTTCGGATGGGACGTGCTGGAGTTCCTGGATAGCAAAAAAATCAATGCTGACGAAAGAGTACGTCTCAAGACACTTTCGATTGGATTACTGGTGCCAAATCGCTTTTACAAGCTGGCTCAAGATAACGAACCGCTGCATGTATTTGCTCCTTACAGTGTGTTCAAAGCCTATGGAACACATCTGGACGACATGGATTTGGATGAAATGTACGACACGCTGCTCGCCGACGATCGGGTGAAGAAAAAAATAGCGATGAGCGCACGTGACATGCTGACGAAAATTGCCATGATTCAGTTGGAGTCTGGTTATCCATATATCATGAACAAAAGTAACGCGAACCAGGCACATGCTCTTAAAAACGTGGGTCAAGTCAAGATGTCGAACTTATGCACGGAAATCTTCCAGTTGCAGGAAACTTCCGAAATTACAGATTACGGACAACAGGATACTATCCGCCGGGACGTGAGCTGTAATCTGGCTTCTCTGAACATTGTAAATGTGATGGAGCATGGCAAAATCCGCGAATCCGTTCACGAGGGTATGATTGCTCTTACTTCGGTCAGCGATATGACCCAAGTAGCTAATGCACCAGGTGTCGCGAAAGCGAACCGTGAAATGCATTCCGTCGGTTTGGGTGTCATGAATCTGCACGGCTACTTTGCCAAGAACAAAATTGCGTATGAAAGCAATGAAGCAAAAGACTTTGTCCGTACCTTCTTCATGACGATGAACTATCATTCCATCGAAAAGAGTATGGAAATCGCGAAAGCGGCTGGACAAAGCTTTTATGGATTTGAGGAATCGGATTATGCGACAGGCGTATATTTTGACCGATACCTGAACACAGATTATCGTCCAACAACTGCACGTGTGCAAGAGTTATTCAAGGGCATCTATGTTCCGACTACAGCGGACTGGGACAAATTAAAAGCAGATGTGATGAAAAATGGCCTGTACCACGCCTATCGTATGGCAATTGCGCCGACTGCCAGCATTTCGTACATTCAAAATGCAACATCCAGTGTTATGCCGATTGTTGAGCAGATTGAAACCCGTACCTATGCCAATTCGACGACCTACTATCCAATGCCTTATTTGCAAAAGGATAACGTGTTCTTCTATAAATCTGCTTATCAAATGGACCAATTCAAAGTGCTGGATCTGATTGCAGAAATCCAGCCGCATGTGGACCAAGGAATTTCGACCGTGCTTCATGTGAACAGTGACGTGACTACGCGTCAGTTAGCACGTTGCTATCTGTACGCCGCACACAAAGGACTTAAATCGTTATACTACACACGCACTAAAAAGCTGTCTGTGGAAGAGTGTCTCACCTGCTCCATCTAA
- the nrdI gene encoding class Ib ribonucleoside-diphosphate reductase assembly flavoprotein NrdI encodes MLIAYDSKTGNVKRFINKLKLPAVQIEEQMTIEEPYVLITYTTGFGQIPERVSSFLKKNAQNLVGVAASGNRNWGEKFAKSADLIADHYNVPVISKFELSGTFGDVERFKQEVSRVAAY; translated from the coding sequence ATGCTGATTGCATATGATTCCAAGACCGGCAATGTAAAAAGATTTATAAACAAGCTCAAGCTTCCAGCGGTTCAGATCGAGGAGCAAATGACTATAGAAGAACCTTACGTACTTATTACATATACAACTGGGTTTGGGCAGATACCTGAGAGGGTATCTTCCTTTTTGAAAAAGAATGCTCAAAACCTTGTTGGTGTAGCTGCAAGCGGCAACCGTAACTGGGGTGAGAAATTTGCCAAAAGTGCGGATTTGATTGCCGATCATTATAATGTCCCCGTGATTAGTAAATTTGAATTATCTGGAACGTTCGGAGATGTAGAGCGTTTTAAACAGGAGGTGAGCCGAGTTGCGGCATATTGA
- a CDS encoding DUF2500 domain-containing protein gives MEVQSFNTIFFIVFGLIAFVMIMGIVKTIGAGLSNQAAERVQRSCKVVDKRTRVRGGSGDFSASTYYYITFQFDGGERKELEVKDRDFGMIVIGDRGELHYKGTRFLEFVRVMEA, from the coding sequence ATGGAAGTTCAATCGTTTAATACGATCTTTTTTATCGTATTTGGACTCATTGCTTTTGTAATGATTATGGGAATTGTCAAAACGATCGGAGCGGGCCTGTCCAATCAAGCAGCCGAACGGGTACAACGTTCATGTAAGGTTGTGGATAAACGGACGAGAGTGCGTGGGGGATCAGGCGATTTTTCAGCTTCGACCTATTATTATATCACCTTTCAGTTTGACGGGGGTGAGCGTAAGGAGCTGGAGGTGAAGGATAGGGACTTTGGTATGATTGTGATCGGGGATCGTGGGGAGCTTCATTATAAAGGTACACGTTTTCTGGAGTTTGTGAGAGTAATGGAAGCATAA
- a CDS encoding GNAT family N-acetyltransferase, protein MPHIIGKRVVLREYRQEDIPDIRKWVNDPEITRGLSDVFIYPHSQVNSESFVQMMIDGNPEIKGFVIAHKDTLDYIGQLDLFKINWVNRHATLGIVIGRDGDLGKGYGREAIRLLQKFAFHTLNLHRLELEVYAFNERAHRCYLASGFKEEGRLREKLFREGRYYDIIQMGILRSEYEAAQQSTES, encoded by the coding sequence ATGCCGCATATCATTGGAAAACGAGTTGTATTGAGAGAATACCGTCAAGAGGATATACCAGATATCCGAAAATGGGTCAATGACCCGGAAATCACACGTGGTTTAAGCGACGTGTTTATCTATCCGCATTCACAGGTGAATAGTGAATCTTTTGTACAGATGATGATTGACGGCAACCCCGAGATCAAAGGTTTTGTCATTGCGCATAAAGACACCCTGGATTATATCGGACAATTGGACTTATTTAAAATCAACTGGGTGAATCGGCATGCCACCCTTGGAATTGTGATCGGGCGTGACGGTGATCTGGGCAAAGGTTATGGACGGGAAGCGATCCGGCTGTTACAAAAATTTGCATTTCATACGCTGAACCTACATCGACTGGAGCTGGAGGTCTATGCGTTCAATGAACGTGCACACCGTTGCTATTTGGCCAGCGGCTTCAAGGAGGAAGGGCGGCTGCGGGAAAAGCTATTCAGGGAAGGGCGATACTATGACATTATTCAGATGGGGATTTTGCGAAGTGAATATGAGGCTGCACAGCAATCGACGGAATCCTGA
- a CDS encoding MFS transporter: MQPHKLYYSVSFLQFFMSEITGTTLILFLLAKGLSLQSANFLLVVFFISIFLFEIPTGAIADKYGRKISVILGLCCFLAYSVLFVSTDHIGVLVFAQVFGGLAICLQSGSLESWVVENSDKPMEVLFTTSNSIQYISGFICGLLGAFLATFNYSLPWAVSILSIIVCIFLCFFYMDEENVAHRKTSTTRIKTIIGESVRIGFENKSIWIVFMIGLFISFSNSAGNTFQQPRLVGLSEQGIWIMGFIKAGYSLCMTLGSYLVRKLGARYSDVHILMYACGMIGVWLIFAGAFNTFYPVLLTFLIYEMGRGMYPVAKQIFLNKRISNEYRSTLLSLDSAISQLGMCIGLIVTGIISRNFTDLSSDQTPIQISWVMCGGIALIPIILLFYVNRVSGKSNSWKEKETKQNM, from the coding sequence GTGCAACCTCATAAGCTATATTACTCCGTCAGCTTTCTTCAATTTTTTATGAGTGAAATCACGGGGACTACGCTCATCCTTTTTTTATTAGCTAAAGGACTTTCTTTGCAGAGTGCGAACTTCTTACTGGTTGTATTCTTTATAAGTATTTTTCTGTTTGAGATACCTACTGGGGCTATTGCAGACAAGTATGGAAGAAAAATCTCTGTTATTTTGGGACTTTGTTGTTTTCTAGCCTATAGTGTATTGTTCGTTTCGACAGATCATATCGGGGTGCTTGTGTTTGCACAAGTCTTTGGAGGTCTGGCTATATGTTTACAATCAGGTTCGTTGGAATCATGGGTTGTGGAAAATAGTGATAAGCCCATGGAAGTTCTTTTTACAACCTCTAACAGTATACAGTACATTTCAGGATTTATTTGTGGTCTGTTGGGGGCCTTCCTCGCAACTTTTAACTATTCACTTCCATGGGCGGTTAGCATTTTATCTATTATTGTATGCATTTTTCTATGCTTCTTTTATATGGATGAGGAGAATGTGGCTCATCGAAAGACGTCCACTACCCGCATTAAAACGATTATCGGAGAAAGTGTCCGTATCGGTTTTGAAAATAAGTCTATCTGGATTGTGTTTATGATTGGCTTATTTATCAGCTTTTCAAACTCGGCTGGAAATACATTTCAACAGCCACGTCTGGTGGGCCTTTCCGAACAAGGGATTTGGATTATGGGGTTTATCAAGGCAGGGTATTCACTATGTATGACTTTGGGAAGCTACCTGGTTCGAAAGCTAGGCGCACGATACAGTGATGTACATATACTCATGTATGCTTGCGGCATGATTGGAGTATGGCTCATTTTTGCCGGTGCGTTCAACACATTTTATCCTGTACTGCTTACCTTTTTGATCTATGAAATGGGGCGCGGCATGTACCCGGTTGCCAAACAAATTTTTCTGAACAAAAGAATCTCTAATGAGTATCGTTCTACACTACTATCTCTGGATTCTGCGATTTCACAATTAGGCATGTGCATAGGTTTAATCGTGACAGGGATCATCAGTCGTAATTTTACGGATTTGTCTTCCGATCAAACACCTATTCAAATATCTTGGGTAATGTGTGGGGGGATTGCGTTGATTCCTATCATTTTATTGTTTTACGTCAATCGTGTATCAGGGAAAAGTAATTCTTGGAAAGAAAAAGAAACCAAACAGAATATGTAA
- a CDS encoding ABC transporter substrate-binding protein: MFMNRSVRQSSILLLSLLLLVTTGCANGTDGKAEKEDPNDTSPITFTFFGGDSSSNWNNMKDAVGQEIIKKTGVTLNAEHAVNGRGEEKFALMAASGEYPDLVYPKSDIGKLVDAGALIDLTDLIDKYGPNIKKVYGDYFNRIKYSSEDPAIYTIPTNLGVDHIAFDAQAGFEIQHQALKKLGYPKIRTVQDFEKALKDYVAKYPTTNGQRTIPLSLDAEDWKIQITVTNPAVTATGGPDDGEYYIDPKTHKAILHYKRPEEREYFRWLNHMYNEGLLDKDTFVQKSDQYKSKIAAGRVIGLIDQEWNYQDAENALKAAGKDEFTYAHFPVTLNEKYEDHSLQPIGFDTASGIGITTSCKNPVRAIKFLDFLASDEGQILRNWGIEGQHYNVENGKRVIPADVQQRKNTDNASFSRESGIGLYWIWGPHYGDSVKDPSGNYYTTNYPEMITENYSQAEKESLQAYKAHTWKDLFPNEKDFPVKEWGAAYNMPVPTNTNYNVIYQKSQDIVRKRIPEAVLAKPDQFDAVYDRMLQELDQAGVPKAEEIYTGLIQNRLKLWYGEK, encoded by the coding sequence ATGTTCATGAACAGGTCGGTACGACAGAGCTCTATTCTACTCCTGTCTTTGCTGCTGCTCGTTACAACGGGCTGTGCGAATGGAACAGACGGTAAGGCAGAAAAGGAAGATCCTAATGACACCAGTCCCATTACATTTACTTTCTTTGGCGGTGATTCCAGCTCTAACTGGAACAACATGAAGGATGCTGTCGGACAGGAAATTATCAAGAAAACGGGCGTTACGCTAAATGCCGAACATGCTGTCAATGGTCGAGGCGAGGAAAAGTTTGCTTTAATGGCAGCGAGCGGAGAATATCCAGATCTCGTGTACCCTAAATCAGACATTGGCAAGTTAGTCGATGCCGGGGCACTCATTGACTTAACCGACCTCATTGACAAATACGGCCCTAACATTAAGAAAGTGTATGGAGACTATTTTAATCGTATTAAATATAGTAGTGAAGATCCAGCCATCTACACGATCCCGACCAATCTGGGTGTGGATCACATTGCGTTTGATGCACAAGCCGGCTTCGAAATCCAGCACCAGGCACTTAAGAAGCTCGGATACCCTAAAATCCGCACCGTTCAAGATTTTGAAAAAGCACTTAAAGATTATGTCGCCAAATATCCAACCACCAATGGACAGCGAACCATCCCCCTATCACTCGATGCCGAGGACTGGAAAATTCAAATTACAGTGACAAACCCGGCTGTTACTGCTACAGGTGGACCCGACGATGGCGAATATTATATTGATCCTAAAACACACAAAGCCATTCTTCACTACAAGCGCCCAGAAGAACGTGAATATTTCCGCTGGTTGAACCATATGTACAATGAGGGACTGTTGGATAAGGATACTTTTGTGCAAAAAAGTGATCAGTACAAGTCCAAAATTGCCGCAGGCCGTGTCATCGGACTCATTGATCAGGAATGGAACTATCAAGATGCCGAAAATGCGCTCAAAGCAGCAGGTAAGGATGAATTCACTTACGCCCATTTTCCAGTCACTTTAAATGAGAAATACGAGGACCATTCCCTCCAGCCCATCGGCTTCGATACCGCATCCGGGATCGGAATTACAACCTCATGTAAAAATCCGGTGCGAGCTATCAAGTTTCTGGATTTTCTGGCCTCCGACGAAGGACAAATTTTACGTAATTGGGGAATTGAAGGCCAGCATTACAACGTAGAGAATGGCAAACGAGTCATTCCGGCGGATGTGCAACAACGTAAGAACACCGATAACGCTTCTTTTAGCAGAGAGTCAGGTATCGGTTTGTACTGGATATGGGGTCCACATTACGGCGATAGCGTGAAGGACCCTTCGGGCAATTATTACACAACCAATTATCCGGAGATGATTACCGAAAATTATAGTCAAGCCGAGAAAGAGTCCCTTCAGGCATACAAAGCCCATACGTGGAAAGACCTGTTCCCGAACGAAAAAGATTTTCCGGTAAAAGAGTGGGGGGCTGCCTACAACATGCCTGTTCCGACCAATACGAATTACAATGTTATTTATCAAAAGTCGCAGGACATTGTACGCAAACGCATTCCTGAGGCCGTACTCGCCAAGCCAGATCAGTTCGACGCTGTGTATGACCGCATGCTCCAAGAGCTGGATCAGGCGGGTGTGCCAAAGGCTGAAGAAATCTACACTGGCCTAATTCAAAATCGGCTGAAACTGTGGTACGGCGAAAAATAG
- a CDS encoding LacI family DNA-binding transcriptional regulator, with the protein MRGKVTLQEIADAAGVSKFAVSRALSGKPGVSEETRALLVKLAAQMGYFRSHPKMTGIEPRDTDTREWSGTVLVLFPNIRHQNRESRYWGPVFEGISERLNRKGMDMITLTEPSTEDMFSLLNPEAIKGIITVGTISTSLLLNIYRMGIPVVMVDHWDSAFLSDTVFTDNRTCMSELMKDLLCRGYTRFQFVGHIDDAHSFYERWEACRSTLEMSGVELRQNKALLHGGAQALAEEMDKLSEDKLPEVFVCANDVTAAQVVDVLKEKGIDVPKRCGVTGFDDTNEQMPIYATVRVDKELLGMRAVDQLLWRITNPNSPVEKKLLHAELFIREVHAPRISRENDDRERPISTITYS; encoded by the coding sequence ATGCGTGGAAAAGTAACATTGCAGGAAATTGCGGATGCGGCGGGTGTTTCAAAGTTTGCTGTTTCGCGTGCACTGTCAGGCAAACCCGGTGTAAGTGAAGAGACGAGGGCGCTGCTGGTTAAGCTTGCTGCCCAGATGGGCTATTTTCGCAGTCATCCCAAAATGACTGGGATAGAGCCTCGGGACACAGATACCAGAGAATGGTCGGGTACGGTGCTGGTGTTATTTCCAAATATTCGGCACCAGAACAGGGAATCCAGGTACTGGGGACCTGTATTTGAAGGGATTTCCGAGCGTCTGAACCGTAAGGGGATGGATATGATCACGTTAACGGAGCCCTCGACTGAGGATATGTTTTCTCTACTGAACCCGGAGGCGATTAAAGGGATTATCACAGTAGGGACAATTTCAACTTCGTTGTTGCTGAACATTTATCGGATGGGTATTCCGGTCGTCATGGTAGATCATTGGGATTCTGCATTTTTAAGTGATACGGTGTTTACAGATAATCGCACATGCATGAGTGAATTAATGAAGGATTTGCTGTGTAGGGGCTATACCCGCTTTCAGTTTGTGGGTCATATTGATGACGCTCACAGTTTCTACGAACGCTGGGAAGCTTGTCGTTCTACACTGGAAATGAGCGGAGTAGAATTGCGACAAAATAAAGCCCTTCTTCACGGAGGAGCGCAGGCGCTTGCTGAGGAAATGGACAAGTTGTCTGAGGACAAACTGCCTGAGGTTTTTGTATGTGCTAATGATGTGACTGCTGCGCAGGTCGTGGATGTGCTGAAAGAAAAGGGGATTGACGTTCCGAAGCGTTGCGGAGTGACCGGGTTTGACGATACGAATGAACAAATGCCAATTTATGCCACGGTGAGAGTGGATAAGGAATTGCTGGGAATGCGTGCAGTGGACCAATTGTTGTGGCGCATAACGAACCCGAACTCGCCTGTCGAGAAAAAGTTGCTACATGCTGAGCTATTCATACGGGAAGTTCATGCACCCCGGATCAGTCGGGAAAATGATGACCGTGAGCGTCCCATCAGCACAATCACATATAGTTAA